The following are from one region of the Schistocerca cancellata isolate TAMUIC-IGC-003103 chromosome 11, iqSchCanc2.1, whole genome shotgun sequence genome:
- the LOC126108547 gene encoding S-phase kinase-associated protein 2-like, protein MESPTLACNPPDDVLFCVFAYLPIPELVRCATVCKQWYKIVTGFTHLWKGKRYVSNRSPRESAETCAVLSIVPLLQEIEIKVAKMFEVKIYYPQLFLSVTNMSDIRAVQDCQRLGSTHVTTDLSIADIVFSSRSPICFTALRTLKIVRGNPTLTLFKPGTRAECAIISALELCPFLTELSLDVESLSANYLDSLEGLGRLEVLRIHCRSLNDLTFLRHCSDKLEELELESCDDLPSAAYAELRHLGKLQMLRLCDCRVGGADMEVAAAGLRSLEKLQLDRCGMLSDLSFLRFCSQLRELRVEAEDVVLTGLKHLPTGLRSLCLVNNALTGDELSEVLPFLRLLEELNLCNTELVQLGFLRYCRRLRRLCLKNSTWPDTSELSSPCNLTRLETLVREGAGTMWTYSPERCRHCRDWTLCRWPTYRTPPGGPSASGRNVALCCFSEFTGWRWMPVGTLNT, encoded by the coding sequence ATGGAATCGCCAACACTCGCCTGCAACCCGCCAGACGACGTACTGTTTTGCGTCTTTGCCTATCTGCCCATCCCAGAGTTGGTCCGATGTGCTACTGTGTGCAAGCAGTGGTACAAAATTGTGACAGGATTCACCCACCTGTGGAAAGGGAAAAGGTACGTCAGCAATAGAAGTCCGAGAGAATCTGCCGAGACGTGCGCCGTATTGTCCATCGTACCGCTGTTGCAGGAAATTGAAATCAAGGTGGCCAAAATGTTTGAGGTGAAAATTTACTACCCTCAGTTGTTTTTGTCAGTGACCAACATGTCTGACATACGAGCTGTGCAGGACTGCCAGAGACTAGGGTCTACGCACGTGACAACTGATCTCAGCATTGCAGATATCGTCTTCTCTTCTCGTTCGCCTATCTGTTTTACAGCACTCCGGACGCTGAAGATCGTCAGAGGGAACCCGACACTGACACTCTTCAAGCCGGGCACGAGGGCGGAATGTGCCATCATCTCTGCCCTGGAGCTGTGCCCGTTTCTCACGGAGCTGAGCCTCGACGTAGAGTCCCTGTCGGCGAACTACTTGGACTCTCTGGAAGGGCTCGGCCGGCTGGAGGTTCTAAGAATCCACTGCCGCAGTCTGAATGACCTGACATTCCTACGGCACTGCTCGGATAAACTGGAGGAACTGGAACTGGAAAGTTGCGACGACTTGCCGTCGGCTGCGTACGCGGAGCTCCGCCACCTCGGGAAACTGCAGATGTTGCGGCTGTGCGACTGCCGTGTGGGGGGAGCGGATATGGAGGTGGCCGCGGCAGGTCTGAGGTCTCTCGAGAAGCTGCAGTTGGATCGTTGCGGAATGCTCTCGGACCTGTCCTTCTTGCGGTTCTGCAGCCAGCTGCGGGAGCTCCGCGTCGAGGCCGAGGACGTGGTGCTGACGGGTCTGAAGCACCTGCCCACTGGACTCCGCTCGCTCTGCCTCGTCAACAACGCTCTGACCGGTGACGAACTCTCCGAGGTGCTCCCGTTCCTGCGTCTGCTCGAGGAACTGAACCTCTGCAACACGGAGCTGGTCCAACTGGGCTTCCTCCGCTACTGTCGCAGACTGCGCCGCCTCTGCCTCAAGAACTCTACCTGGCCCGACACGTCGGAACTGTCGAGCCCGTGCAATCTGACGCGGCTCGAGACGTTGGTCCGAGAAGGTGCGGGGACGATGTGGACGTACTCTCCGGAACGGTGTCGTCACTGCCGCGACTGGACACTCTGTCGCTGGCCTACGTACAGGACGCCGCCTGGTGGTCCCTCCGCCAGTGGTCGCAACGTCGCGCTTTGTTGCTTTTCTGAGTTTACGGGTTGGAGGTGGATGCCTGTTGGGACCTTGAACACCTGa